The Arabidopsis thaliana chromosome 5, partial sequence genomic interval caaaactagtttttgtaacttttaGAATCTAGTAAAAGGGCAAGTTTCCAACTTCGTTGTTCCTAATACAGAGTTTATAACAAGAAACACCAAAACCTGGAAGAATTTTAGTTATCAAGAAATAAGAATCAGAAAGATGGAAAAATCTTCTTGGAAGACAGGAATCGTCAATGCTTCATAGCAAATGGCCTATGCATAAATTATATCTTAGTTTAGATTGAAAACATTGTGAAACGTTTTGTTGGTCGATTGCACCAAGTCTCTAAAATTACAACCCTCATCAACCATAACGACTATGGGCGGGTTAAGATAACTAAAACGAGACAGATAAGAGTTTTCTAACAGGAAGACCCCAACCTTCTTACTCTTTGTTCAACTTCTTGACGCTAATCCTCATTTCCAACACATCACCACGCAATAAACTGTTGGGAATCAACATGAAATTCTCTTGCGGGGTTTGAAAACTCAACTTAAGAACCCTCTTCACCTCTGGTGATTGGTAAATCACAGTGTGTCCATCGACAGTGTAAGAGAGAGCATATGAGTACTGACTTAATTCTGGAGAAGATGGCGCAATGCAGCTTACAGTTACATACACACCATACGGCTCCCTGAAACACTGCACTGCAAACAAATGATTCGTCAAGTGTTCCGTTCTAATCAATATCTTTTTGCTGATGTTCATCCGGACACTTAAGGGAATGTCACAAATGAACGTATTAATCTGGTTTATTTCCATATGGGTAATACGATAGTGAGTGTACAGATCCTTGTATGAGCTAGTGTAATTGCAATCCAATGCAGGGCAGGCGCAATGAGAGAACATGCATTCCTTTTCATGAGTTAACTCTTTCCCATAAGATACATTCTTTTTGCAACCTAACTTGGCGTTCGGACACGGGATCAAGATCGATTCAAGAACACTCTCCATTGCTCTGCAGCGATTGTGGCCAACAGGCGAAGTACACGCAGGGCATTTGTTATTTAGTTTGGGACAGCAAGAAGAACAAGCCAAATGTCCATTATCACActgaaattcaaaaccaataaCTTGTGATCAAAAGCTATAACAACGTCGAGATAATATTCATCGAATCGACCAAGGATAATAGTTCTCTCCCCAAATGATTCTCCCATATAATTCATGATATAGACAAGTTATACACATATTTTCAATAACTATATACAACTGCATACATGAACATAACTTACTAAAGTTCACTAGAATTCTATAAAATCATCACAAGCTAAAGCTTAAGGACACTCTTGAAATCTAGTAACTAGTAAATGGGCACAATTccaacttcttctctctgcaATTTCTTTAACATAACTTTCAAAAGTTCACTAGAATCCTCAAAAGCTAAGGCTACTCTTAGAATCAAGTAAATGGCCACAGTTCCAACTATGTTCAGAGTTCTaaccaaaacagaaacttTCTGAAAAATACGAAATGATTCAATTTGAGAAATTACGAAACCTGGAAGATGGGAATTGTGAAAGCTTCGTAGCAAATGGGACAATCGAGAATCTCCAGATCCATTAGCATTGTCGAGCGTTTCTTAGCGTCTCTCTTAGCTGCATCACTAGAAGAAAGTTGTCTCTTTTGCGAGAGAATGCTGTTAGATCCAATTCCTTCGCCGGGAGATTCCAAAATCGCGGCACCAACCATGTCGGAGAGATgactaaaccctaaattcgcTTTTAGTCTTCTCGAAAACTGAGAGAGGCAAATAGAGaatttagttgattttgttcatTGATGGATGGTTTTACAGAGAAAGGAGACAATGGCACAAACTATAGATGATATGGGCTTCGATAGTTCTTCAATTCCCAATTAAGGcccatataatatataaacaatacctttttttgataaacttATAAACAATATCTAATTTTTAAGTCTATTAATATTTacaatataaaagaatataattatatatataaaaccatttaaaaattaatattagtCTTAaagtttatgtattttttaattcttcaATTCCCAATTAAGGCccatataatatataacagAAACAATGtctaaattttacaaaatacaataataattatttatttagtcTTAAtagtttatgtattttttgctacattaattaataagctaatttttatttttaaaagttatgtagcttttatttatttttttgtcaaaaatgtgGTTTTGAAGTTGGGATTTGGGGCAATCACAAACCACTAGACTAATTTTACCTTGGAAGATTGataaaaatagcaaaaaaaaacaatttcttcaaaaatagCAGCTCATTTGAATAGTTCCAAAATTACactcaaaactttaattaattattaaatatttaatataaataactaatttaattaaataaataaaattaaatatttctcGCCAAagatttttgtcaaaattttctcacaaaaaaaaatccgtcAAATGTttcccataaaaaaaatttaggaaaGATTATTATACGAAATTTGGGAAGGATTTCACGGAATTCATAAaagatttcacaaaaaaatctttcctAAAACTCTTCCTGAATTTTGTAGAATCTTTCTTAAATTCAGGAAATGATTCTTTGAAAGATTCCACGACATAGATGTCACTCCATTCAGTATCAGAGTCCTGACCTCTTTTCTTCAGgtaatttctaaatttaatatatcataGTGTTGACCTCTATTCCTCAagtaattttcaaattaaatgtttaaaaattcttttgatttttggtggTAGACTGCTAAGATTAAAGAGTCCGATATCTACATGATGAAGATAATGGAGTGCTATACAATGTAAGCTAGTAATTCAAACCTTGAGGAAAATATTATTGGAAACGCAAGGAAAAAATCGGCGGTTGATTCACAGAATTAACAGATATATAGGTTAGTATATGCTTAAACCAATATAATTTCAATAACCATATCGTTTGCAGAATTAACAATTTATGAGTTATatagttcattttttttgaatagGGTCAATTACTATGCAGAAGTAGCAGATtgctaataaaaaaaaagtttgtgttAGCATATTCATAGAGCATTCACCCAAATGATGAATTTGTGtactttttgaatttttttaattgttaattttaataattaaaaataaaataattatttgaatgctattttgtccaaaaaatgtttgagtgctatttttttccaaaaacttGAAATGGTGCTATTTATggaaatttctattttaacttttgctattattttttctgctaaagatttaagaattttgGTATTAGCTTTTATATTCTTAACTAATATGTAAAATTGCAGTTAAAACTACCATATTGGAATTCTTTAATCATTGAATCACAATTCACaactaaattttttcttctgcttttaGACATCACACGTTCGTACGTTTACTTATAATTAGATTTCGACTAAGAGTAGAATAAAAGATGGAGACCATAATCATGACAAACGAAAGAGCACGCATTACTCCAATTTGGTCATGCATAAAGTATAGCTTAGAAgttattagattaaaaaactgtgaaatgttttgttggtcgaTTCCATCAAAATTTCCATTATCACTCTAAATGCACAAAAACGTGTTAAGCAATACCAAACAAATTGCATCAAAGCTGAATCAAGCCGTTAAGCAATTACATCGGATCTTAGTTcgtcaaaacttatataaatgTCAGACGAGATAGAGAGAGTAAAAAAATGACATTCCTTCCTTCTAGTTCTATATCACCTCAACATTCTTACTCTTGGTTCGACGTTTCGACGATAGAAAGCTTAATATCCAACAATTCACTACGCAATAAATTGTGAGGTATCAACATGAAATTCTCTTGAGGTGTTTCAAAACTCACTTTACGAACCCTCTTCATTTGTGGTGATCTGTAAACCATAGTGTGTTCATCCACAGTGTAGGAGATTTGATATGAGAACTGTCCAACTTCTGGAGCAGATGGTGCAATGCAGCTTACGGTTACATACACACCACACGACTCCCTAAAACACTGCACTGcaaacaatattttcttctcataTACCCTTGTAATTTGTATCTTATCGCTGATAAGCATCGGGGCCTTATATGGAATGCTAGATCTAAAGCAGTTAGTGGTCCAGTATGAGTTCGAGATGTGAGTCAGTTTATAGTGATCATAGAGATCCTCGTATCGGCCGGAGTACTCACAGTCCAATGAAGGGCATGAGCATAGAGAGAAAATGCATTCTTCTTCATGAGTTGATTTTTTCCCATATAAGAAACTCTCGGTGCAACCAAACATGTCGTTTGGGCATGTGACCAATATCGATTCAAGAATATTCTCCATTGGCTGATAAAGAAAGCACAAGCAGGGCATTTGTTCCTCAGTTTGGGACAGCAAGAAGAGCATGCTAAATGTCCATTCTCACACtgacatacaaaaaaaaaaacactgtaaaaatttcaagaaaaaaaatatgtattaaaagctggaaaaaaacaatttttagacaagaaacaaaacctgGAAGATAGGACACGTCAATCCTTCACAGCAAATAGGACAATCGAGGATATCAAGATCTAGCAATGTCGCCGAGCGTTGTCTCTTAGCCACTCTCTCCCCTCCATGACCTTGAGATATCAAAGCTTCTAAGGCTCCCACCATGTCACCTAGATAtcaatagtaaaaatattatcatattttcattaatcaaacaattttaaaacatcCTCGACTGATGAAGGCAGAAGAGTTTGTTCGAAACTTTTATAAGACTTCCGtaccaaaaaaagtaaaaaaaaaaaagagtgtttaAACGCCAACTTTTTAAATCTCAAAACACAAGTCTGATATCTCTTAAACAACGATGGATAGATCTATTTGTAGAAGACAACTTTTAATACATCTCTTAGGAGTGGTAAACACAAATCCAAACTaactaaggaaaaggaaactaaccagaaaaaggaaatcttGTTAAATACCTTAGAgcttgaaaaccaaaaacgcAAGGGAAAGCTAGAAGAACACGTGTATGTTcggttttattttaattagggttttgtgtaaGGGTTGAAGAAGTATTTGACACAAGTTCATATCGTAATTAACGCAACTGATATATGTGTAGTCAATCAATCAGACATTCACATgtgttaaatatattttaggttttttacTTATGAAGaggaaaattataaaaacaattaaacgACTaacatcattatcatcatgaTACGTGTGATGATCAATTTGATTGTAACATgtgtcaaatattttaatattttactgTATTATCTTATATGGCATATTAattggtttttaaattttcgcatgtttccaaatatttaatttacgTTTCTCATAAGTCAAAACCATGGAATAATTTTGATCAAGGAAGCATGGAATGAAGCAAACATCATTCAAGTTTCACCGCAAGAGCTTAAAATTTCTACTTGATGAATATTACTAAGACAGGAGAAGAAACTACACACCACAATACTTCGGTGAGGACTCTTCTAGCCATTGAGATGATGACTCTTCTAGCCATTGATTTCGGTATTTTTGAGCTTGGATCGGTTTTCATACTCAGCTTGTATTCTGCTCCAACCTTAAGGTATTTATGGGTCGCACAATTAAGTCGCCACATTTTTAAACGAACAGTCTTGTCATAGTATGTTTACATCAGCatataaacaaagaagagtGATGACAATTTATGGACTAAAGCTTGACATATATCAAAAGTTGtgttaaaacaattaatacCTAGCATGTACTGTATAATAATACATTTGAAAAGATGGAACGGTTGAAACACTGTGAAATGTTTGGTTGGTCGATTTCATCACATTAAGTGCAAAACCAAACGAGTTATAATCAAAGTTGTAATCTAGTTAAACTGAAACCTAATTAAATCAAGCCGTTAAGCAATCAAATCGGGTCTTACTTCATCGGGGCAAAGCTTATATGTTAAATAAAACAGACGAGACAAAAAGAGTTTCCATGTACATAggaatatgaaaacaataatagaATGACCTTCCTAGTTCTATATATCACCTCAACTTCTTACTCTTGGTCCACATTTTCGATGATAAAAACCTGCATCTCCAACAAGTCACCACGCAATAAACTGTGAGGTATCAACATGAAATTCTCTTGAGGGGTTTCAATACTCACTTTACAAACCCTCTTCACCTCCGGAGATTCATAAGTCACAGTGTGTCCATCCACATTGTAGGAGAGTTGATATGAGAACTCTCCTACTTCTGGAGCAGATGGTGCAATGAAGCTTACAGTCACATACACACCACACGGTTCCCTAAAACACTGCACTGCAAGCAATAGTTTCTTCTCATGTACCCTTTTAATTAGTATCTTATCGCTGATGAGCATGGAGGTCGTAAAGAAATTGGCACATCTAAAGCGCTTAATATTCCAGAAAATATTCGTGGAGTGAGTCAGTTTATAGTGAGCGTAGAGATCCTTGTATGAGCCAGTGTAATCGCAGACCGATGAAGGGCATGAGCATTGAGAGAAGATGCATTCTTTTTCATGAGCTGACTCTTTCCCATAAAAGAAACTCTTGGTACAACCAAACCTGACGTTTGGGCATGGGATCAAAATAGATTCAAGAACACTCTCCATTGCTCTGCTGCGACTGTGACCAACAGGCAAAGTACATGCAGGGCACTTATTACTCAGTTTGGGACAGCAAGAACCGCAAGCCAAATGCCCATTATCAcactgaaaaaacaaaatacaaattgtGGTTAAAAAGCTGTAACTACACCTTCAAAATTcgagaaaaaatatagatattaaaAACTGGACAATTGAATTTTCAGATAACAGTATTCATTGGCATCTTAGAATGGTTCAGTTTTTTAGCAATTCCTAAgcaattcttttaaaatttcacaTTCAACCTCACGAAGTTGTACAAAcgtatatttttctttttgactatAATTTGacattattcaaaaaaaaaaaaaagtgaattttCATATAAGACACAAAACCTGGAAGATAGGACTCGTCAATGCTTCACAGCAAATAGGACAATCGAGGATATCAAGATCTAGCAGTACTATCGCCGAGCGTTGTCTCTTAGCCACTCTCTCCCCTCCATCACCTTGAGATATCAAAGCTTCCGAAATTGAAGCTAGCACCATGTCGCGTAGAAATCAATAGGAGAAATTTGTCCTCGGCTGATGAAGGGGGAAGGGTTTAGAGGGTTTGTTCAAAACTTTGATACAAACAAAGGTGAGAATTCTCTTCTCGTGTCTGAACACCAGTTTATttaatctcaaaaaaaaagtatgataATTAACTCTTAAACAAGAATGATGGAGAGATCTCTGTTTATAGAAGACGAATTTTAGAAAACACCTCTTAGAGTCTTAGGAATTGGaaataaaatgtcaaaaatcCCAAACAGGAAAAAGGGAACAAActagaaaaaggaaaaacaatcaaacagaAGGGAAAGCTAGACTTGAAGAACACACAtgtatgttctgttttttaattagggttttgtgaacctttgtttattaaatatcTTGTATTGTAAAGGTTGAAGAGGtgttaaaatcataaattaacGCGACTGACACGTGTAATCAATCAAACAGACATCGacatgtataaaaatattttaattttcttttgacatTATTTTGTATACGTCTTCCGATTAAACTACATAATTCCTTATGAAATTTGAAAGTATGTCTTATGTATGATTAGAGAGATTTGAGGTGCAAGTTTctgtttgttatatatataagggaGACATAAACTTATGAGAAGTTGGGTTTTGATAGAATAAAAATCCCTAAGAGATTTGATGTGAGAGATTATGGGTGATCATATGTGACGTAGCTTCGCAAATTTGGTGTTTGTGTGATCAAACTTATTTGTGTATTGGTGTTTACCATTCGTGTTGGAGAGTTTTGGtgattgttggttttgttggtgCGTAGAATTGAAGTCTAGGTTCAGGGGGAGTTTAGCTCAGGTTAGGTTATCATGattaaatttaggttcatattGAATTTAGTTAAGGGTAGAGATTTATTCTTAAGACTTCATATTAATAGAACAGAGCGGTGAATCAAGAGGGTTGTGCTTGCTTTACGTGTTTGTGAataagttgtatttgttttctggttctattgaaatcaaaatcttgaCGTGGTCTCGGAGagtagaaaaaatcaaatctcgTTAACAAATTTTGTGTCTCTTTACTTTATGCACTTTCAAGTGGTAGCAAAGCGGGTTCTCGATAGAGATTTAGTCTTGTTTCGGGTAGATCAGGGTGAGGTTCATAAGATCGTTCAGGAGATCATTCATGAGATCATTAAGGAAGTAAAACGGAGCTAAGAATCGTGCGTTATGGATTCATACAACTCATGAATACTTGGTCTAGGAGAGTTAATCATTACAGAGATGGTGCAATGGGGTTTCATCCTTGGTTTCGATGGAGGCGATCCTTGAATTAGTTTTTGACATGATGTGACTCAATTAAGGGGAGATTGGTGTTGCTAGGTTGATGTGTTATTGGTGATGAAGTCATCGAAACTAGAGTTGTTGAGTTCAAATACATAGTCAAAAAGGGAGAGATTGAATATGCAATTATCTCGTTGTTCTGTACTAGTCGTCGAAATAGTGCAGGAAGTAGTACAAGAAGTGATTCAAGAAGTTGAGATGCATAAATGATGACGAGGAGATCGAGTACTTGGATTTTGGACGGTGTGTTACgtcaagaaaaaaggaaattatatTTGCTTTAAGACAAAAGGACTCATATAAGTTTgcttgaagagaaaaagaaactggCAAAAATGTGGCTCGAGTTATACGAATCGGTTAGTCTTCTTAGCCAAAGAAGTGAATAACCATTGaagaatattttcatttcaatctCGTAGATGTACATTCCATAGGAAAGATACgcattccttttttttcattcatccATGTATTAAGAAATCCAACAATTCAAACTTCTAGAGATGCCACAAGAGATTGTGTTAAACATAGACAGAGAAACTTAGGCCATAGTTCAAATTCTACTGCTACTACCACCACTGCtctttgcaaattatatacatacacCAAAAAATAGAGTCTGCACAGTTTTTGAGACTATCCACTAAAACACTAATTTTTTCTATTCAACATCCTCATCAGTAAGTAAGGTTGAGCCAATCAAACTCATTCTCTGGCAGctctttctccatttctttcaCTCCTCTCTCCACAATCACATTGATTCTCCACAACACAATCTTACTTCCCCATTTCATGCCTTTGATTACATAGAGTCTCCAAAGCAGACCCTTAACGAATTTGTATTGGCTCGTACTGTACCATTCCAATTGTTTCTTGACAATACTTTCCATATCTCTGAAAGCTCTCCTAACAATCCCAACTTCCATTTCTCTTTCCACAAGCTCTCTTATAGAATCTATCATCTTATGTGCAATCTCCTTAACATACTTAGCATAACCTGGGTCCTCTATCAAGTGAATTGCTGCACAGAAAGCACCCCTAAACACCAAGACCCAGCAACCGTTATCTACCAACAACACTGTTGGTGGGTCTAACCTTGTGATTATCTCTGGGAACAGTTTCTCCATAACAGGAATCACAAAATCGTCATCAACAAGCGGCATTGTTAAGCACTGGAAGATATAAACTGCTCTCTGAAACTCTGTTTTACTCGATGCAATATAATCTCGTAGCTCATAGCATCTCTCCCCTTGGTAGACCAACATCTCATAGGCAACATGGTTCACCACCTGACCTAGGACTTGAAACATAGAGTATGAAACTCCTTGTTCCTTTAAGCAAGACATGAACAATGGCTGGAGTTGTCTCATCTCTGAAATGTCTATTTTCGCCTTCTTTGAAATGTGACGAGAGAGTACAACTTCAAGTCGTCTAATAGCTATCTCTCTGGTCCTATCTTCAAGATCAGTTGACGCAAAGATTTTCAAAAGTTCAAGTGATGATAAATACTTTAAATGGTCATACCAGGCACGATCAAATTCTTCTCCATGATCTTGAGTTTCGTGaggttgttgttttgtaaacAACATGTTGATCTTCGTCACAAGCTCATTGGTTTGTGTTCCAACTTCACTGAGTTTTCCGATCTGGCTCACGAACGTCGACACAAAACGGCATTGTACTTCACTGTACTTATACAGATTCATGTCTCTTGACACGAACCTTTCGAAATCTTGAAGCACTCGTACCAAAAACATTTCGTTTCCATTGTCCACTAGCTTCTTAGCTGATTCCACAATATTCACAAGCTGAAATCTCAATATCTTCTTTATCACGTCTTGTTTCATTCCTGTATTGAAAAACTGAATCCCTAATTTAACAACAGTTTGTAAAGCCAAGCTCCATTCTTCAACTCCACTTTCCTCAGGATTAAGCAAAACCTCCTTAGCTTTCTCTAAAATAATCGTCAGAAACTTCTTGATGAGTTCCTCGTAGCCAGGTGGCATATCTATGAAGACGTGAAACGCCTTGACAGGTTCTTCGCTACTCGCTAGCGATAAGATACAATCACCGAGTTCGTCCCATTTGTCTTTATGCAACTCCACAACATTGTAAGCTACACAAGACACGATCTTTCTAAGGATCTTGATTTCagattcttttatttcttgcaTTGTCAAGAATGCAATCAAAAGGGTTTTGATTTCATAGAGAGAGTCGAGAGAGAGTTTGCGATTTCTCAAACCGGTGAGAGTTTGGGAGAGTTGATAGAGTGATCGGAATCTGAGAATGCCATTAGAAGAAGACTGATAGAGCTTAAGAAGCTTTAGGGTTAAGCAACCTAGGTTACAAGAGACGCAGTAATCGTACAAAGCTCGCGATGTTTTATATTCTTCGGAGTCTTTACGCTTAAAGAGATTATCGACGATCATCGCTAGTTCTTCGTGGCTTTCACTCACAAGAATCTCTCTCGCTATTAACTGACGATTCAAAGATTCCGCCATTGCTATTCCTCCAGAAAATTTTCGTATCAGAATCTTCTACAAGTTGTTGTGCGTTTTTGTTACGAAGCTTAAGATGAACCGGAATTAACCGTATTTTTAGTCGAAATCATTCGGTTTATGACTTTAATTAACTCCAAAACTGAACCGAACGTACATTAATCATATTTAACGAACGTTCAGACAAAAACTTACACTAGAAGTTAAGAACAACAAAGATCTCCACCTTCTTTTATCACTCGTCGCCATCGTCAGAGATGGTAATCTTCTTACCGCAGAAAAGGCCCATCGTCAGAGGTAGAAGTAGTCAGTGCATCAGCGCAGATGGAACAATCAAGAGTACAAACATGACAAGTCTTTCTTAGgtggtgttattcaattatggaGTTAAAGTCAATTCTTTAAgctttagatttgttttttgatattgcttttaagaatatgtttgtatgaatttcaaaatctctgcaatatgtcttggattttgattctaATGATTTACTCATAAAACTCCAAAGAGCTTTcatttcaaatcaattaatatacaaagattttacaagtcttttagttttaaataacattggattttaatgaaatatttaaaatcttaattgaataacaccaaACTTTAGAATCTATTAAGCATGATTTACAAATATGAGTTCcaataacactagattttaaagCTGGATTTAGAATCATTAGTTAAATAACAGTGGATTAGTGTTGGATTTCAATTCTATTAAAATCCATTAACGAATAACACCCCCTTAGTTTGTTACATCATGTCGAACAagcaacaaaaccaaattttttgagtaaaaacagttttgaaaagattttttttaagatagcaaataatttattattttcaaacttCTATACTGAATATTAAAGGGAGAATAAATATAATGACCTATGTACGGGGATTAATAACTAGAATAATGGCCACAAAGGTAAGATTCTCAAACTAAATCATGCAACTCACCAGATCTTAAAAACATGCACATTTCATATACACCTAAACTTGTTCATGACAAGCTTTTGATTCAACTTTAGTTCTTTACATAATCACGAATGAACAAAGATCCGGCCATGGCCGATCCAAATCTGCAGATTCAAGTTGTCATTACCAGAGAACAAATAGGAAGGAATCAACATGAAACCATCTTCGGGATGTTCATTCGTCACTTTTTGTATGTTCTTCACCATAAATCCTTGCTTCAGTAAGCTATCAACGGTTATCTTCGCAAGACGGCATGATAACCTACCCACTCCCGGTGTCAAAGGTGCAATACAGCTCACACTGACATACACAGCATGCAAAGCCCTGAAAACTTGGACTACAATCACATGCCCATCGTTTTCTTCCTGAAGAATTGTGGTCTTCTTATTGAGGTCCAAGCTAATGGTTAAACGAGTATTCCACACGAACGAGATCAGATCATCTTTGTGTTCAGCACGGACGTGATTGTTGAGATCCTTGTAATACCCAGTGTAGTGGCAGTCAAGTATGGGGCAAGAACAAGGGGTGAAAACACATACCTGCTCATGACTAAAACGGTTTCCATAGGAGGTACTCTCCTTGCACCCGTATTT includes:
- a CDS encoding hypothetical protein (DUF577) (Family of unknown function (DUF577); CONTAINS InterPro DOMAIN/s: Protein of unknown function DUF577 (InterPro:IPR007598); BEST Arabidopsis thaliana protein match is: Family of unknown function (DUF577) (TAIR:AT5G37430.1); Has 1807 Blast hits to 1807 proteins in 277 species: Archae - 0; Bacteria - 0; Metazoa - 736; Fungi - 347; Plants - 385; Viruses - 0; Other Eukaryotes - 339 (source: NCBI BLink).), with the protein product MAESLNRQLIAREILVSESHEELAMIVDNLFKRKDSEEYKTSRALYDYCVSCNLGCLTLKLLKLYQSSSNGILRFRSLYQLSQTLTGLRNRKLSLDSLYEIKTLLIAFLTMQEIKESEIKILRKIVSCVAYNVVELHKDKWDELGDCILSLASSEEPVKAFHVFIDMPPGYEELIKKFLTIILEKAKEVLLNPEESGVEEWSLALQTVVKLGIQFFNTGMKQDVIKKILRFQLVNIVESAKKLVDNGNEMFLVRVLQDFERFVSRDMNLYKYSEVQCRFVSTFVSQIGKLSEVGTQTNELVTKINMLFTKQQPHETQDHGEEFDRAWYDHLKYLSSLELLKIFASTDLEDRTREIAIRRLEVVLSRHISKKAKIDISEMRQLQPLFMSCLKEQGVSYSMFQVLGQVVNHVAYEMLVYQGERCYELRDYIASSKTEFQRAVYIFQCLTMPLVDDDFVIPVMEKLFPEIITRLDPPTVLLVDNGCWVLVFRGAFCAAIHLIEDPGYAKYVKEIAHKMIDSIRELVEREMEVGIVRRAFRDMESIVKKQLEWYSTSQYKFVKGLLWRLYVIKGMKWGSKIVLWRINVIVERGVKEMEKELPENEFDWLNLTY
- a CDS encoding Protein with RING/U-box and TRAF-like domain (Protein with RING/U-box and TRAF-like domains; FUNCTIONS IN: ubiquitin-protein ligase activity, zinc ion binding; INVOLVED IN: multicellular organismal development, ubiquitin-dependent protein catabolic process, protein ubiquitination; LOCATED IN: nucleus; EXPRESSED IN: synergid; CONTAINS InterPro DOMAIN/s: TRAF-like (InterPro:IPR008974), Seven-in-absentia protein, TRAF-like domain (InterPro:IPR018121), Zinc finger, SIAH-type (InterPro:IPR013010), Zinc finger, RING-type (InterPro:IPR001841), Seven In Absentia Homolog-type (InterPro:IPR013323), Seven-in-absentia protein, sina (InterPro:IPR004162); BEST Arabidopsis thaliana protein match is: Protein with RING/U-box and TRAF-like domains (TAIR:AT5G37890.1); Has 1807 Blast hits to 1807 proteins in 277 species: Archae - 0; Bacteria - 0; Metazoa - 736; Fungi - 347; Plants - 385; Viruses - 0; Other Eukaryotes - 339 (source: NCBI BLink).) produces the protein MVLASISEALISQGDGGERVAKRQRSAIVLLDLDILDCPICCEALTSPIFQCDNGHLACGSCCPKLSNKCPACTLPVGHSRSRAMESVLESILIPCPNVRFGCTKSFFYGKESAHEKECIFSQCSCPSSVCDYTGSYKDLYAHYKLTHSTNIFWNIKRFRCANFFTTSMLISDKILIKRVHEKKLLLAVQCFREPCGVYVTVSFIAPSAPEVGEFSYQLSYNVDGHTVTYESPEVKRVCKVSIETPQENFMLIPHSLLRGDLLEMQVFIIENVDQE